One genomic segment of Mycolicibacterium psychrotolerans includes these proteins:
- a CDS encoding sodium:solute symporter — MGKPLDITIIVVYLVAMLAFGFWGKTRTKDSADFLVAGRRLGPTLYTGTMAAVVLGGASTVGGVGLGYKWGLSGMWLVVSIAVGLLALSLFFAGRIQRLRVYTVAQMLRLRYGVDATSSSGLVMAAYTLMLSVTSTIAYATVFNVLFGTDRTVSVIIGGAVVMLYSSIGGMWSITLTDMVQFILKTIGIFALLLPFTLSKAGGFAGIRERAGDAVFDLGAIGMPTIITFFVVYSFGMLIGQDIWQRVFTARSPQVAKWGGTTAALYCVLYGIAGAVIGMAASTFLPDIEAKDDVYAQIAESILPVGISGLVLAAAVAAMMSTASGALIATATVARTDVKPLLQRMIGRTPDKGEDTERDVHSDRLYVVVLGIVVIVIAALLNDVVAALTIAYDILVGGLLVAILGGFLWKRATGTGALWSMAVGTVVTLGTMVIVGDVLANEPIYYGLAASLVVYVVASLATPRTSPEVLDEWDARLAGRERADRVSAW, encoded by the coding sequence ATGGGCAAGCCGCTCGACATCACGATCATCGTCGTCTACCTCGTCGCCATGCTGGCGTTCGGCTTCTGGGGCAAGACCAGGACCAAGGACTCGGCCGACTTCCTGGTCGCCGGGCGGCGGCTGGGCCCGACGCTGTACACCGGCACGATGGCCGCGGTGGTGCTGGGCGGCGCGTCGACCGTCGGCGGTGTCGGCCTCGGCTACAAATGGGGGCTGTCGGGAATGTGGCTGGTGGTGTCGATCGCCGTCGGTCTGCTCGCGCTGAGCCTGTTCTTCGCCGGCCGGATCCAGCGCCTGCGGGTCTACACGGTCGCGCAGATGCTGCGGCTGCGGTACGGCGTCGACGCCACGTCGTCGTCGGGGCTCGTCATGGCCGCCTACACGCTGATGCTGTCGGTGACGTCGACGATCGCGTACGCGACGGTGTTCAACGTGCTGTTCGGCACCGATCGCACGGTCTCGGTGATCATCGGCGGCGCGGTGGTGATGCTGTACTCGTCGATCGGCGGCATGTGGTCGATCACGCTCACCGACATGGTGCAGTTCATCCTCAAGACCATCGGCATCTTCGCCCTGCTGCTGCCGTTCACGCTGAGCAAGGCGGGCGGCTTCGCCGGTATCCGGGAGCGCGCGGGCGATGCCGTGTTCGACCTCGGGGCGATCGGGATGCCTACCATCATCACGTTTTTCGTCGTGTACAGCTTCGGCATGCTGATCGGCCAGGACATCTGGCAGCGAGTGTTCACCGCGCGCTCCCCGCAGGTCGCCAAGTGGGGCGGCACCACGGCGGCGCTGTACTGCGTGCTCTACGGCATCGCCGGCGCGGTGATCGGGATGGCGGCGTCGACGTTCCTGCCCGACATCGAGGCCAAGGACGACGTCTATGCCCAGATCGCGGAGAGCATCCTGCCGGTGGGGATCAGCGGGCTGGTGCTCGCCGCGGCGGTCGCGGCGATGATGTCCACCGCGTCCGGCGCCCTGATCGCCACCGCGACCGTCGCCCGCACCGACGTGAAACCGTTGCTGCAGAGGATGATCGGGCGCACCCCGGACAAGGGTGAGGACACTGAACGGGACGTGCACTCCGACCGGCTGTACGTGGTGGTGCTCGGCATCGTCGTGATCGTCATCGCCGCACTGCTGAACGACGTGGTCGCGGCGCTGACGATCGCCTACGACATCCTGGTGGGCGGGCTGCTGGTCGCGATCCTTGGCGGCTTTCTGTGGAAGCGGGCCACCGGCACCGGGGCGCTGTGGTCGATGGCGGTCGGCACCGTCGTCACGCTGGGCACGATGGTGATCGTCGGCGACGTGCTGGCCAACGAGCCGATCTACTACGGCCTGGCCGCCAGCCTGGTGGTGTACGTGGTTGCGAGCCTGGCGACACCGCGCACCTCCCCGGAGGTGCTCGACGAGTGGGACGCCCGGCTCGCGGGGCGGGAACGCGCCGACCGGGTCAGCGCGTGGTAG
- a CDS encoding thiamine pyrophosphate-binding protein: protein MERNGGDVVVETLTALGASHVFGIPGQNALGLFDAIRRSDLTFVSSRVENNSAFGADGYARATGEVGVLFLSTGPGALTALGALQEAYATGVPLLVIASQVPRAAMGLRRGALHQLDDQQRSAINVTKSTAVVRHSGQLPSLLADAWSLAQSAPAGPTWVEIPQDVLLEPADVPPVTSVVTAVTARPPRAEVVAEAAAVLSAAQRPVILAGGGVRRSRGGAQALVALAERLDAPVVSTVGGKGAIRFDHPLSAASWIEDRHTTSLLEDADVLLAVGTAMGEVTSNYFTLTPRGTVIHVDAEARVLGANHRALAVHADAAQALTALAAQVTPRATISGADIAAALRAAVEDRLAGQHVAAERALIRDLRNATPGATQTFWDMTIAGYWAWSAWDPLDGEFHSAQGAGGLGFAFPAAVAAAIGTGQRTLAVSGDGGAMYSIAELATARQHDADVTWLIVDDGGYGILREYMTGEFGQATATELARPDFVALAASFGVPAHRATLDTVGEVVAGTSTARGPAVVVLPATLRMFSAT from the coding sequence ATGGAGCGCAACGGTGGCGACGTCGTCGTCGAGACGCTGACAGCACTCGGCGCGTCGCACGTCTTCGGCATCCCCGGGCAGAACGCGCTCGGCCTGTTCGACGCGATCCGGCGTAGCGACCTGACCTTCGTCAGCTCGCGGGTCGAGAACAACTCGGCGTTCGGCGCCGACGGCTACGCCAGGGCCACCGGTGAGGTCGGCGTGCTGTTCCTGTCGACCGGACCTGGTGCGCTGACCGCGCTGGGCGCGCTGCAGGAGGCGTACGCCACCGGCGTCCCACTGCTGGTGATCGCGAGCCAGGTGCCGCGGGCGGCGATGGGCCTGCGGCGCGGTGCGCTGCACCAACTCGACGACCAGCAGCGTAGCGCGATCAACGTCACGAAAAGCACGGCGGTCGTCCGGCATTCGGGCCAACTGCCGAGCCTGCTGGCCGACGCGTGGTCGCTGGCGCAGTCCGCGCCCGCCGGTCCGACCTGGGTGGAGATCCCGCAGGACGTGCTCCTCGAGCCGGCCGACGTCCCGCCGGTCACCTCCGTCGTCACCGCCGTCACGGCGCGCCCGCCCCGCGCCGAGGTGGTCGCCGAGGCCGCGGCCGTGCTCAGCGCCGCGCAGCGGCCGGTGATCCTGGCAGGCGGCGGCGTGCGTCGCTCCCGCGGCGGTGCGCAGGCGCTCGTCGCGCTGGCCGAACGCCTCGACGCTCCGGTGGTGTCGACGGTCGGCGGTAAAGGCGCCATCCGATTCGACCATCCGCTGTCAGCGGCGTCCTGGATCGAGGACCGGCACACCACCTCGCTGCTGGAGGACGCCGACGTGTTGCTCGCGGTCGGTACGGCGATGGGCGAGGTGACGAGCAACTACTTCACCCTCACCCCCAGGGGCACCGTGATCCACGTCGACGCCGAGGCGCGGGTGCTGGGAGCCAACCACCGGGCGCTCGCCGTGCACGCCGACGCCGCGCAAGCGCTGACCGCGCTCGCCGCGCAGGTGACCCCGCGCGCCACCATCAGCGGTGCCGACATCGCCGCGGCCCTGCGCGCAGCCGTCGAGGACAGGCTCGCCGGGCAGCACGTCGCGGCAGAGCGCGCACTGATCCGCGATCTGCGGAACGCGACTCCCGGTGCGACACAGACGTTCTGGGACATGACGATCGCCGGCTACTGGGCGTGGTCGGCGTGGGACCCGCTCGACGGCGAGTTCCACTCGGCGCAGGGCGCGGGCGGATTGGGCTTCGCGTTCCCCGCGGCGGTGGCGGCCGCGATCGGCACCGGGCAGCGGACGCTGGCCGTATCCGGGGACGGCGGGGCCATGTACTCGATCGCCGAGCTGGCCACCGCGCGCCAGCACGACGCGGACGTCACGTGGCTGATCGTCGACGACGGCGGCTACGGTATCCTGCGCGAGTACATGACCGGCGAGTTCGGCCAGGCCACCGCCACCGAGCTCGCCCGGCCCGACTTCGTCGCTCTGGCAGCCAGTTTCGGCGTGCCTGCGCACCGGGCCACCCTCGACACCGTCGGCGAGGTCGTCGCAGGCACCTCCACGGCGCGCGGACCCGCCGTTGTCGTCCTTCCCGCAACGCTGCGGATGTTCTCAGCCACCTAG
- a CDS encoding SRPBCC family protein → MAITESRETVIEASPAEILEVLFDLESLTEWSSAHQEVEILERDDQGRPARSRQVVRIVGISDEQVLDYSVHDDGVSWTLVSSAQQRAQDARYTLVPDGDTTRVTFELTVDPTVPLPGFVVKRGAKGLMETATEGLRKRVLHVKGR, encoded by the coding sequence ATGGCGATCACCGAATCCCGCGAGACCGTCATCGAGGCGTCGCCCGCGGAGATCCTGGAGGTCCTGTTCGACCTCGAGTCGCTGACGGAATGGTCCTCGGCGCACCAGGAGGTCGAGATCCTCGAGCGCGACGACCAGGGCCGGCCCGCCCGGTCCCGGCAGGTGGTCAGGATCGTCGGCATCAGTGACGAACAGGTCCTCGACTACTCGGTCCACGACGACGGCGTCAGCTGGACCCTGGTGAGCTCCGCGCAGCAGCGCGCGCAGGACGCCCGCTACACGCTGGTCCCCGACGGGGACACCACGCGGGTGACGTTCGAGCTGACCGTCGATCCGACGGTGCCCTTGCCCGGATTCGTGGTGAAACGGGGTGCCAAGGGACTGATGGAGACGGCCACCGAAGGGCTGCGGAAACGGGTGCTCCACGTCAAGGGCCGGTGA
- a CDS encoding GlsB/YeaQ/YmgE family stress response membrane protein — protein MIGTIIGAIVVGLIVGALARLVMPGKQNIGVLMTIVLGALGSFLGAWVSYKLGYSNQNGGFKIIPFLVGIIFAIVLIAAYLGITGRRSSGRPRV, from the coding sequence GTGATCGGAACCATCATCGGCGCCATCGTCGTCGGTCTCATCGTCGGCGCACTGGCGCGGCTGGTCATGCCGGGGAAGCAGAACATCGGCGTGCTGATGACCATCGTGCTCGGCGCACTCGGGTCCTTCCTGGGCGCCTGGGTCTCCTACAAGCTGGGCTACTCCAACCAGAACGGTGGATTCAAGATCATCCCGTTCCTGGTCGGCATCATCTTCGCGATCGTGCTGATCGCCGCCTACCTGGGCATCACCGGCCGTCGCAGCAGCGGACGGCCGCGCGTCTAG
- a CDS encoding SRPBCC family protein has product MWTVSRQISTPADAVWHLLVDLGAWPQWGPTVAGAELDGGGFELGATGRVWTPVGVPLPFTITELDQGRSWAWRVAGVPATHHGVEPTAGGCRAWMSAPVWAPAYLPVLAVALRRIEAMAVDSGADG; this is encoded by the coding sequence GTGTGGACAGTGAGCAGACAGATCTCCACGCCCGCCGACGCGGTGTGGCACCTCCTCGTCGACCTCGGCGCCTGGCCGCAGTGGGGGCCGACCGTCGCGGGCGCCGAACTCGACGGCGGCGGGTTCGAACTCGGAGCGACGGGCCGGGTGTGGACGCCGGTCGGGGTGCCTCTGCCGTTCACGATCACCGAACTCGACCAGGGGCGCTCCTGGGCGTGGCGCGTGGCCGGTGTGCCCGCCACGCATCACGGCGTGGAACCGACCGCCGGCGGGTGCCGGGCGTGGATGAGCGCCCCAGTGTGGGCGCCCGCGTATCTGCCCGTGCTCGCGGTGGCGCTGCGGCGCATCGAGGCGATGGCGGTTGATTCCGGCGCCGACGGGTAA
- a CDS encoding flavodoxin family protein codes for MKSLIICASVSNGNTRRVADSMAEVLGADVVTPEAVDVDSLGQYDLVGFGSGIYFMAVHPRLWNLVRRLPTDDTGTRRAFTFFTSGARRMRLLDYGGPLGRKLEAKGFDVLDSFSCPGLDTVGPLKFLGGVNKGRPNETDLEQAAAFAERLRRRVEIAQAPPML; via the coding sequence ATGAAGTCACTGATCATCTGTGCGTCGGTCTCCAACGGGAACACCCGTCGAGTGGCGGACAGCATGGCCGAAGTACTGGGTGCCGACGTCGTGACACCCGAGGCGGTCGACGTCGACTCGCTCGGACAGTACGACCTCGTCGGATTCGGGTCGGGCATCTACTTCATGGCGGTGCATCCGCGGCTGTGGAATCTCGTTCGCCGATTGCCGACCGACGACACCGGCACTCGGCGCGCGTTCACGTTCTTCACCAGCGGCGCGCGACGGATGCGCTTGCTGGACTACGGTGGCCCGCTGGGTCGCAAGCTCGAGGCGAAGGGCTTCGACGTGCTGGATTCGTTCTCGTGCCCGGGTCTCGACACGGTCGGCCCGTTGAAATTCCTCGGCGGGGTCAACAAGGGACGGCCGAACGAGACCGACCTCGAGCAGGCCGCAGCATTCGCGGAGCGGCTTCGGCGGCGGGTCGAGATCGCGCAGGCACCGCCCATGCTGTGA
- a CDS encoding DAPG hydrolase family protein — MAYLGYRPGDADTAWGAFFDPRMALLPAHVVDALHHGPQADQVLLDLACAADLLDHGYLATETGYGRLRRGGFAVSVLTDMPGVTPQMWDWWFGWHGSDARRYKLWHPRAHASARWADGGGDGQYVGRTSLVEEYLGSAYTKAAIRFVPPEELGLPPHRLGDSVAVCARLGSSELPVDIGWLVHQIRPTADGSEMRSRFWMGGPEVAVRHGNMFANSMIRPVAARQLPDPRDLMVHCAQEMNHLAGFLPALYARFA, encoded by the coding sequence ATGGCCTATCTGGGGTACCGGCCCGGCGACGCCGACACCGCGTGGGGCGCGTTCTTCGATCCGCGCATGGCGTTGCTGCCCGCCCACGTGGTCGACGCGCTGCACCACGGTCCGCAGGCCGACCAGGTTCTGCTCGACCTCGCTTGTGCGGCAGATCTTCTCGACCACGGCTACCTCGCCACCGAGACCGGCTACGGGCGGCTGCGCCGCGGCGGCTTCGCGGTGTCGGTGCTGACCGACATGCCCGGGGTGACGCCGCAGATGTGGGACTGGTGGTTCGGCTGGCACGGCAGCGATGCGCGCCGGTACAAGCTGTGGCATCCGCGCGCGCACGCATCGGCGCGGTGGGCCGACGGCGGCGGTGACGGGCAGTATGTCGGGCGCACATCGCTGGTCGAGGAGTACCTCGGGTCGGCGTACACCAAGGCGGCCATCCGCTTCGTGCCGCCGGAGGAGCTGGGCCTGCCGCCGCACCGGCTCGGTGACTCCGTGGCGGTGTGCGCGCGGCTGGGGTCCTCGGAGCTGCCGGTGGACATCGGCTGGCTGGTGCACCAGATTCGGCCCACCGCCGACGGGTCCGAGATGCGGTCGCGGTTCTGGATGGGCGGACCAGAGGTCGCGGTCAGACACGGAAACATGTTCGCCAACAGCATGATTCGTCCGGTGGCGGCCCGTCAGCTGCCTGATCCGCGGGATCTGATGGTGCACTGCGCCCAGGAGATGAACCACCTCGCCGGTTTCCTGCCTGCGCTGTACGCGCGGTTCGCTTAG
- a CDS encoding IclR family transcriptional regulator, giving the protein MAPEDENQRTRDSSRDDGLQALRRAAAALDEIATAPGRLRPGDIAANLGLAKSTARRLLVALVDVGFAAVDDAGRYRLGDRLLGLAGADGAHLAAALRPVLAAVASATGETVDLSVLRGRQMWFIDQIECPHRLRAVSAIGGRFPLSDTANGKAALALLDDDEVPGALAEEILEVRRTGIAYDRDEHTVGISAAGIAKRVPSGLVLAISVPAPTERFRSHESAIIDALRAAAASPLWDTLG; this is encoded by the coding sequence ATGGCGCCGGAGGACGAGAATCAGCGAACCCGCGACTCCTCCCGAGATGATGGCCTGCAGGCGCTGCGCAGGGCCGCCGCGGCGCTCGACGAGATCGCCACCGCGCCCGGCCGGCTGCGGCCGGGCGACATCGCGGCGAACCTCGGGCTGGCCAAGTCGACGGCGCGCCGCCTGCTCGTCGCGCTCGTCGACGTCGGGTTCGCCGCAGTCGACGACGCGGGACGCTACCGCCTCGGCGACCGGCTGCTGGGCCTGGCCGGCGCCGACGGCGCGCATCTGGCGGCCGCGCTACGCCCCGTGCTCGCCGCGGTCGCGTCGGCGACCGGCGAGACGGTCGACCTGTCGGTGCTGCGGGGCCGGCAGATGTGGTTCATCGACCAGATCGAATGCCCGCACCGGCTGCGTGCGGTGTCGGCGATCGGCGGCCGGTTCCCGTTGTCCGACACCGCCAACGGAAAAGCCGCGCTGGCCCTGCTCGACGACGACGAGGTACCCGGCGCATTGGCCGAGGAGATCCTGGAGGTGCGGCGCACCGGCATCGCCTACGACCGCGACGAACACACCGTCGGCATCTCGGCCGCGGGGATCGCCAAGCGGGTGCCGAGCGGACTCGTGCTGGCGATCTCCGTCCCGGCGCCCACCGAGCGGTTCCGGTCCCACGAGTCCGCGATCATCGACGCGCTGCGCGCCGCGGCGGCCTCACCACTGTGGGACACCCTCGGCTGA
- a CDS encoding TetR/AcrR family transcriptional regulator, which produces MPSTQDRGGEDARVARTRTDVSRAALEVLRTEGFDDVTHARVAESAGYSKTTLYAHWPTRLDLVGLALDALGELPHHPASGDLRADLIGELTVFRRSVTELRLDRLVFGLAQSATTAAAARLRDRVNAEGQRPLRELLGQRFSGARLEAALSMLTGVVTCPSLMFGALPADAVVEAAVDIVLAGGR; this is translated from the coding sequence GTGCCCAGCACTCAGGACAGGGGCGGCGAGGACGCGCGCGTGGCCCGGACGCGCACCGACGTGTCGCGCGCCGCTCTCGAGGTGCTGCGCACCGAGGGATTCGACGACGTGACCCACGCCCGGGTCGCCGAGAGCGCCGGGTACTCGAAGACCACGCTGTACGCCCACTGGCCGACCCGGCTGGACCTGGTGGGCCTGGCGCTCGACGCGCTCGGGGAGTTGCCGCACCACCCGGCGAGCGGAGATCTGCGCGCCGATCTGATCGGTGAACTCACGGTGTTCCGGCGGTCGGTCACCGAGCTGCGGCTCGACCGCCTCGTCTTCGGGCTGGCGCAGTCGGCCACCACCGCGGCCGCCGCCCGGCTCCGGGACCGGGTCAATGCCGAGGGCCAGCGCCCGCTGCGGGAGTTGTTGGGACAGCGGTTCTCCGGCGCCCGGCTCGAGGCGGCCCTGTCGATGCTGACCGGCGTGGTGACCTGTCCGTCGCTGATGTTCGGCGCGCTGCCCGCCGACGCGGTGGTCGAGGCGGCGGTGGACATCGTGCTCGCCGGCGGGCGCTGA
- a CDS encoding HAD-IA family hydrolase → MPAILFGSISTLADTSELQRQAFNEAFAQHGLDWTWSQQEYRSMLGSNGGAQRIADYAAARGQDVDAAAVHATKSQLFQKLLSEATLSPRPGVRETIEHARTAGHRLGFVTTTSKANVDALLAALEPDIDASTFDVIVFDDHVDEPKPAPAAYRLALDWLDIEPADAVAIEDNVGGVRAARAAGLRCIAFPNANTAGADFDEATDTADHLDADRVVALAAA, encoded by the coding sequence ATGCCCGCCATCCTCTTCGGATCGATCAGCACCCTGGCCGACACGTCGGAACTGCAACGTCAGGCGTTCAACGAGGCCTTCGCCCAGCACGGGCTGGACTGGACCTGGTCGCAGCAGGAGTACCGCTCCATGCTCGGGTCGAACGGCGGCGCCCAGCGCATCGCCGACTACGCCGCCGCCCGCGGTCAGGACGTGGATGCCGCCGCCGTGCACGCCACCAAGTCGCAGCTGTTCCAGAAGCTGCTCTCCGAAGCCACCCTGAGCCCGCGGCCCGGCGTGCGCGAGACCATCGAGCACGCCAGGACGGCCGGCCACCGGCTCGGGTTCGTCACCACGACGTCGAAGGCCAACGTCGACGCGCTGCTCGCCGCGCTGGAACCCGACATCGACGCCTCGACGTTCGACGTCATCGTCTTCGACGACCACGTCGACGAACCGAAACCGGCGCCGGCGGCCTACCGGCTCGCGCTGGACTGGCTCGACATCGAGCCCGCCGACGCCGTCGCCATCGAGGACAACGTCGGTGGCGTGCGCGCCGCCCGCGCCGCCGGACTGCGCTGCATCGCCTTTCCCAACGCGAACACGGCCGGGGCCGATTTCGACGAAGCCACCGACACCGCCGACCACCTCGACGCCGACCGCGTGGTGGCGTTGGCCGCCGCCTGA
- a CDS encoding sedoheptulose 7-phosphate cyclase, producing MSDLTARVTASERNFHVEGYERISYDLTYVDGVFDVANTELADAYRRYGRTLMVIDEVVYDLYRDSIDAYFDHHGIDLTVIGVHIHETAKSLETFERIVTEFDHFGLVRTEPVLVVGGGLTTDVAGFACASYRRNTPYIRIPTTLIGLIDASVSIKVAVNHGHHKNRLGAYHASQQVFLDFSFLKTLPEDQIRNGMAELIKISVVGNAEIFDLLERFGPDLLATRFGHLGGTPLLRATAHRLTYRAIATMLELEAPNLHEIDLDRVIAFGHTWSPTLELTPATPFFHGHAISIDMALSVTLAERRGLLTAGGRDRVLATMSALGLALDSEYLTPELIERATAAILRTRDGILRAAVPDPIGTCRFLNDVTVDELVDTLTLHKKLCAEYDRGGDGVDAFTAVTVDG from the coding sequence ATGAGCGACCTCACCGCACGAGTCACCGCCTCGGAGCGCAACTTCCACGTCGAAGGCTACGAACGCATCTCCTACGACCTGACCTATGTCGACGGCGTGTTCGACGTCGCCAACACCGAACTCGCCGACGCCTACCGACGTTACGGCCGCACGCTGATGGTGATCGACGAGGTGGTCTACGACCTCTACCGCGACAGCATCGACGCCTACTTCGACCATCACGGGATCGATCTGACGGTCATCGGCGTGCACATCCACGAGACCGCCAAATCGCTGGAGACCTTCGAGCGCATCGTCACCGAGTTCGACCACTTCGGCCTCGTGCGCACCGAACCCGTGCTGGTGGTCGGCGGCGGATTGACCACGGACGTCGCCGGATTCGCGTGTGCGAGCTACCGGCGCAACACGCCCTACATCCGGATCCCCACCACGCTGATCGGGCTGATCGACGCGAGCGTGTCGATCAAGGTCGCCGTCAACCACGGCCACCACAAGAACCGGCTGGGCGCCTACCACGCCTCACAGCAGGTGTTCCTGGACTTCTCGTTCCTCAAGACGCTGCCCGAGGACCAGATCCGCAACGGCATGGCCGAACTGATCAAGATCTCCGTCGTCGGCAACGCCGAGATCTTCGATCTGCTCGAACGTTTCGGGCCCGACCTGCTCGCCACCCGCTTCGGCCACCTCGGCGGCACACCCCTGCTGCGGGCCACCGCGCACCGGCTGACCTACCGGGCGATCGCGACCATGCTCGAGCTGGAAGCGCCGAACCTGCACGAGATCGACCTGGACCGAGTCATCGCGTTCGGGCACACCTGGAGCCCGACGCTGGAGCTGACACCGGCCACGCCGTTCTTCCACGGCCACGCGATCAGCATCGACATGGCGCTGTCGGTCACGCTCGCCGAACGCCGGGGCCTGCTCACCGCCGGCGGCCGCGACCGCGTGCTGGCCACGATGAGCGCGCTGGGTCTGGCGCTGGACTCCGAATACCTGACGCCGGAGCTGATCGAGCGGGCCACGGCGGCGATCCTGCGCACCCGCGACGGCATCCTGCGCGCCGCGGTGCCCGACCCGATCGGCACCTGCCGCTTCCTCAACGACGTCACCGTCGACGAACTCGTCGACACGCTGACGCTGCACAAGAAGCTGTGCGCCGAATACGACCGTGGGGGCGACGGCGTCGACGCGTTCACCGCCGTCACCGTCGATGGCTGA
- a CDS encoding O-methyltransferase — translation MAEVLAAVPRPVTPTTILAQQLADLYDDVRAQPSAAAATVEKLRRARDLAAGLDPYLEAGTTGESPALADLARRTRAHLWRDGLEQEMLSGHVEGQLLKFLVRMSSAVRVLEIGMFTGYSALAMAEALPAHGVVVACEIDSGAAGIARAAFDSSGIGDRIRIEQGPALETLRRLADTGEPAFDFVFVDADKSGYQGYLDLLLDSALLAPGAVIAVDNTLMQGQPWTARSTANGRAIEAFNRDLADDPRTEQVLIPVRDGLTLIRPLPR, via the coding sequence ATGGCTGAGGTCCTCGCCGCGGTGCCGCGGCCGGTCACGCCGACGACGATCCTGGCTCAGCAGCTCGCCGACCTGTACGACGACGTGCGCGCGCAGCCGTCCGCCGCCGCGGCGACGGTCGAGAAGCTGCGCCGTGCAAGGGATCTCGCGGCCGGCCTGGATCCCTACCTGGAGGCCGGCACCACCGGGGAGTCGCCTGCGCTGGCCGACCTGGCCCGGCGCACGCGTGCCCACCTGTGGCGCGACGGGCTGGAGCAGGAGATGCTGTCCGGCCATGTCGAGGGACAACTGCTGAAGTTCCTGGTCCGAATGAGCTCGGCGGTACGGGTGCTCGAGATCGGCATGTTCACCGGCTACTCCGCGCTGGCGATGGCCGAAGCGCTGCCCGCGCACGGCGTCGTCGTCGCCTGCGAGATCGATTCCGGCGCAGCGGGGATCGCACGGGCCGCGTTCGACAGCTCCGGCATCGGCGATCGCATCCGGATCGAGCAGGGGCCCGCGCTGGAGACGCTGCGCCGGCTCGCCGACACCGGGGAGCCCGCGTTCGACTTCGTGTTCGTCGACGCGGACAAGAGCGGCTACCAGGGCTACCTCGATCTGCTGCTCGACTCCGCCCTGCTGGCGCCCGGTGCGGTGATCGCCGTGGACAACACGCTGATGCAGGGCCAGCCGTGGACCGCCCGCTCCACCGCCAACGGCAGGGCCATCGAGGCGTTCAACCGCGACCTGGCCGACGACCCGCGGACCGAACAGGTGCTCATCCCCGTGCGCGACGGGCTGACCCTGATCCGTCCGCTCCCGCGATGA